The following DNA comes from Nitrospirae bacterium YQR-1.
TAATTTATTTTTTGAGATTGACCCGATAAGGGATGAGTTAACAAAGGGGCCGGAGTTTTATACACTCAATGAGGCAGCAAAGATATTGAAAATGAGTTACATAACGATGTACCGGCTTGTGGAAATAGGAGAGCTGGCAGGCTCTAAAGTAGCCGGCAGGTGGCGAATACCAAAAACTGCGCTACAGTTGTATCTTGAAAGCAGGCATCCTTTTAACATGGGAGATTAATACCAAGTTGCAGTCATTCGATTAACTTTGTTGGCTTTGTCACAAACTCCTCAACGTCTCCCCAAAGGGGAATCCCCTGTAAGGGGAGGCGTCGCTTGTTCCTTGCCGCCTCGTTACTCTTTTGACTGCAACTTGGTATAACGGCACAAGGCACATTGCAAGTGTCAGGATATGAATTAATATAATTGAAAATAAGGCTAAGTTTTTTGTATGAATTTAAGAAGCTCCAAAGCGGCCTCCTTTGGTCCTTCCTGAGCATAACCTTTTATAGCCAGCCTTGTTCTTATCTGCCCTACCCTGACACCGGTGTCAAACATCTTATTAAAATAAAACGCTGCCAGTTCCTCGTGTATTTCCCGTCTTTGCGGGGCGCCAAAGGGATTTGCAAAGTAGGTAT
Coding sequences within:
- a CDS encoding helix-turn-helix domain-containing protein, with translation MQKKSEGAQALMNISDEINLFFEIDPIRDELTKGPEFYTLNEAAKILKMSYITMYRLVEIGELAGSKVAGRWRIPKTALQLYLESRHPFNMGD